AGCCTGCCAGCGCGGAGTACATGCCGGGCGGGAAGTGCGGACTGCGGGCGAGGAGCAGTTCGGTGTCCCGGCCCTGCCCGCGCCGGATGAGGACCATCGCGACGGGGGCGACGCGCGGGTACGCCGTCAGGCCGCAGTTCGGGCAGCGGCGCGAGCGTTCGTGCGTGGCGTCGCTCAGGGGCGTGGCGCAGCGGCCGCAGTAGCGGTGCGTGCGGGCGAACTCGATGAGCTGCGCGGCGTATCCGGCCAGTCCCATGTGGTGCTCCGGCAGGCGACCGAAGCCGGTGCGGACCGGGACCGACTGGAAGCCGCCGGGCAGGTCGCCGTCCAGACCCGCCGCCAGGTACGACGTGCCGTCCAGGGTGCCCAGCGGCGTCACGTCCACCACGGGCAGCGGGGCCTCGCCCGTCGGGAGGGTGCCGTCCGCGCGCAGGACCAGTTTCGACCCGTCGAACACGAACCACACCGACGCCGCCTCCGGTGTCAGGGTCAGGGCGACCTCGAAGCCGTCCGGGCGACTGGTCGCGATCACGTGTGTTCCTCCAGGCGCAGGACCTCACCGAACGGGAAGCCCTCGTCCTCCAGACCGCCGGGCGGCACGACCCACAGGGTGGAGACGCGCGGCGCCTGCTCGGGGAAGTCCCCGTACCCGTCGGTCAGGTAGATCAGGACGTCCGGTTCATGCTCGTCCAGCAGCCGGAAGATGGGGCGGAAGTCGGTGCCGCCGCCGCCCTGCGGTGGGGGGATCTCGCCGCCGGGCGTGAGGTCGTGCGGGCCGTACGCCTCGGTGTCCGCGTAGTACAGGGTCGCGCGGACGTGCGGGTACGCGCCCAGCACGCCCTGCACCTCGCCCACCAGGGCCCGCACCGCGTCGTCGTCCACGCTCCCGGACGTGTCCACGGCGATCAGCGCAGACAGGGACTCGTCGTCCAGCGCCTCCAGGTACAGACCGCGCCCCACGAACCGCCGGTCGAACCCCCCGAAATCCACCGGGGTGCGCGCCAGGAACCGCCACAGGTGTGCCCGCCAGTCCAGTCGCGCCGGGGCGAGGCGCTGCAACTCGCGGTGCTCGCCCAGCGGGTCGTCGCCCTTGCCGCTCATGGCCTCCACGCTGCGCGCCTGCGCCAGCGCCTGCTGCCACTGCCGCTGCGTCTGCCCGGCCTGCCCCGGCTTCTGCCCGCGCGGCGGCGCGTCACTGGGCGGCCCGTCCAGCAGGTCGTCCCCCTCGTCGTTGCCGTCCCCTTCGGCTTCGGCCTCGATGGACGTGTATACCTCCTCGACGCTCAGGCGTTCCAGGTGCTCGTCCCGGCGTGACTGCGGCGGCGTGGGCAGCCCGGCCGCCGACACCATGCCGTTCACGATCAGGTCCGCGGCCTTGTTCCAGCGTTTTTTCTCACGCGGACCGCGCCGCTCCACGTGCGACAGCGCCGCGTGCAGCACCTCGTGCAGCAGCAGCCCGTCGAGCACGTCCGGCGCCAGCGTCGCCGCGACCTCCGGGTTCACGTACACCCGCTCGCCGTCCGTACCCGCCGCCGCGACCTCCCGCGACGGCACGAACTCCGCGTGCAGCAGCAGCGTCGCGAAGAACGCCGACCGCCCCCGCAGACGCAACCGGGAGCCGGAAATCAGGCGCTGGAACTCAGGGGTGACCGGGAGGGGCGTGGTCATGGGGCTCCCGGTGTTGAACGTTGATGGTTGACAGTTGATGGTAACAGCTGTTCTCCATCAACCATCACCCATCGACCATCCCCCCCCCTCACGCGCTTTCCGTGAGGCTCAGCGTGGTCTGCACGAGCGTCGCGAGGCGTTCGTCCCGGCCCACGAGTTCGGCGAGGTCCGCGAGTTGCCCGATGGCCTGGAATTTGCTGACGAGCGTGGCGACGTACAGCTGCAGCCATTCGGGTCCGGCGCTGTCGGCGAGCCACGTGAAGGCGTGGTACGCCTCGTCGGCGGTGCTGGCGCGGGCGGCGAGGCCGACGACGGCGGCGTAGCGGACGCTGGGTTCGTCCGGC
The Deinococcus sedimenti DNA segment above includes these coding regions:
- the nudC gene encoding NAD(+) diphosphatase, coding for MIATSRPDGFEVALTLTPEAASVWFVFDGSKLVLRADGTLPTGEAPLPVVDVTPLGTLDGTSYLAAGLDGDLPGGFQSVPVRTGFGRLPEHHMGLAGYAAQLIEFARTHRYCGRCATPLSDATHERSRRCPNCGLTAYPRVAPVAMVLIRRGQGRDTELLLARSPHFPPGMYSALAGFVEPSETLEAAARREVQEEVGVQITDLRYQFSQPWPFPHSLMLGFTAEYAGGDITPQPGEIDDARWFPVTDLPTLPAAFSIARALIDGAVRDSGRGL
- a CDS encoding vWA domain-containing protein, whose product is MTTPLPVTPEFQRLISGSRLRLRGRSAFFATLLLHAEFVPSREVAAAGTDGERVYVNPEVAATLAPDVLDGLLLHEVLHAALSHVERRGPREKKRWNKAADLIVNGMVSAAGLPTPPQSRRDEHLERLSVEEVYTSIEAEAEGDGNDEGDDLLDGPPSDAPPRGQKPGQAGQTQRQWQQALAQARSVEAMSGKGDDPLGEHRELQRLAPARLDWRAHLWRFLARTPVDFGGFDRRFVGRGLYLEALDDESLSALIAVDTSGSVDDDAVRALVGEVQGVLGAYPHVRATLYYADTEAYGPHDLTPGGEIPPPQGGGGTDFRPIFRLLDEHEPDVLIYLTDGYGDFPEQAPRVSTLWVVPPGGLEDEGFPFGEVLRLEEHT